ACGTCACACGAGGTATTAGCAAGCGCTATCTACTGCCAGTGAACGGCAGTAAACCAATATACTGCAGGCGGCCAACAATCCGTCCAGGCAGGTGCAGACCACCGGCTCCAGGGTCCATCCGGTACATTTATACGACAGCCGGGAATGAATTCTAGATGTCCGATCCATGTAAGGAGGTTCATCTTTCACCACCCGGCCTTGACTTGACCGCATTGAGCCACCATATACCCGTGCATCCAGTTGCGGCGCGTCCATTTCACAACGCCGCATCCTTATTGGGAGGTTCCCCATGTGCCTGGCCGTTCCCATGGAAGTGAAGCATATCGAGGGCGAGGTCGCCGATGTTGAAATCGGCGGGGTCCGCAAGCAGATCCGCCTCGACCTCATCGAAGACAAGCCCGCCGTGGGCGAATTCGTGATCATCCACGCCGGATTCGCGATCAGGATTCTCAACCGCGAAGAAGCGTTGGAGACGCTGAAGATATTCCAGGAGGGATGGAACCTTGACCTCATCTGATCCCCTCCGCGACCCGGCGCGTTGCAAGGAGCTTCTGGTTCAGATCGAAGAATCCGTCAAAGGCTCCAGCCTGCGCTTCATGGAAGTCTGCGGCACCCATACCGTGGCCCTGTTCCGCAGCGGCGTGCATTCGCTGCTGCCGAAGTCCGTGGTGCACCTCACCGGCCCGGGCTGCCCCGTGTGCGTGACGCACGAATCCGAGGTGGCCGCCTATCTTGAACTCGCAGGCCGCAGCGGCGTCATCATCGCCACCTTCGGCGACCTGATGCGCGTGCCCGGCCCCGGCGGCGCCAGCCTGAAGAAGGCCCACGCCGAGGGAGCGCGCGTCGAGGTGGTCTATTCGCCCTTCGACG
This genomic stretch from Fundidesulfovibrio soli harbors:
- a CDS encoding HypC/HybG/HupF family hydrogenase formation chaperone, yielding MCLAVPMEVKHIEGEVADVEIGGVRKQIRLDLIEDKPAVGEFVIIHAGFAIRILNREEALETLKIFQEGWNLDLI